One Virgibacillus proomii DNA window includes the following coding sequences:
- the guaB gene encoding IMP dehydrogenase has translation MRKDKFVKEGLTFDDVLLVPDKSEVLPKDVDVSTQLTENIKLNTPLLSAGMDTVTEASMAIAMARQGGIGIIHKNMSIEEQAEQVDRVKRSESGVITNPFFLTPEHQVYDAEHLMGKFRISGVPIVNNIEEKKLVGILTNRDLRFIQDYSISISDVMTSENLVTAPVGTTLTEAEKILQQYKIEKLPLVDEDGILKGLITIKDIEKVIEFPNAAKDTQGRLLVGAAVGVTADAMKRIEKLVEAGIDVIVIDTAHGHSKGVIDQVKAVRKAYPNLDIIAGNVATSEATKALIEAGASIVKVGIGPGSICTTRVIAGVGVPQITAVYDCARAAAEYNVPVIADGGIKYSGDIVKALAAGAHAVMLGSIFAGVTESPGETEIYQGRQYKVYRGMGSVGAMKAGSKDRYFQEDAETKKLVPEGIEGRVAYKGPLADTVHQLVGGLRAGMGYCGTNTIDELRNNSRFIRITNAGLRESHPHDVQITKEAPNYIV, from the coding sequence ATGCGCAAGGACAAATTTGTAAAAGAAGGATTAACCTTTGACGATGTGTTATTAGTTCCTGATAAATCAGAGGTATTACCAAAGGATGTTGATGTCAGTACGCAGTTAACAGAGAACATCAAGTTGAATACTCCACTTCTCAGTGCAGGAATGGATACTGTTACAGAAGCGTCGATGGCCATCGCTATGGCTCGCCAAGGTGGAATTGGTATTATTCATAAGAACATGTCCATAGAGGAGCAGGCTGAGCAAGTAGACCGAGTAAAACGATCGGAAAGCGGTGTTATTACAAACCCATTTTTTTTAACACCGGAACACCAAGTATATGATGCTGAACATTTGATGGGGAAATTTCGTATATCAGGTGTGCCTATTGTAAACAACATTGAGGAGAAAAAGCTTGTAGGTATTTTAACAAATCGAGATCTCCGCTTTATCCAGGATTATTCCATATCCATTTCTGATGTGATGACGAGTGAAAATTTAGTGACAGCACCGGTTGGTACAACACTTACGGAAGCCGAAAAAATCCTTCAACAATACAAAATTGAAAAACTGCCATTAGTAGATGAGGACGGCATTTTAAAAGGGCTTATTACAATTAAGGATATTGAAAAAGTTATCGAATTTCCGAATGCTGCCAAAGATACACAAGGAAGGCTACTTGTAGGTGCTGCTGTCGGAGTTACTGCTGATGCAATGAAACGAATCGAAAAGCTAGTTGAAGCAGGTATTGATGTTATTGTAATTGATACAGCTCATGGTCACTCAAAAGGCGTCATTGATCAGGTGAAGGCGGTTCGTAAAGCCTACCCAAATTTAGATATTATTGCAGGTAATGTCGCTACTAGTGAAGCAACGAAGGCTTTAATTGAAGCAGGTGCATCGATTGTTAAAGTCGGTATTGGCCCTGGATCTATTTGTACGACCAGAGTAATCGCGGGTGTCGGTGTTCCGCAAATTACAGCTGTATATGATTGTGCAAGAGCTGCTGCTGAATACAATGTACCTGTCATTGCAGACGGTGGCATTAAATACTCTGGAGATATTGTGAAAGCACTAGCTGCAGGAGCACATGCTGTTATGCTTGGTAGTATATTTGCAGGAGTTACAGAAAGCCCCGGGGAAACTGAAATTTATCAAGGAAGACAATATAAAGTTTATCGTGGAATGGGATCAGTTGGTGCGATGAAGGCAGGCTCAAAAGATCGTTATTTCCAAGAAGATGCAGAAACGAAAAAGCTCGTTCCAGAGGGAATTGAAGGGCGCGTTGCTTATAAAGGCCCTCTAGCAGATACCGTTCATCAATTAGTCGGAGGATTACGTGCTGGAATGGGATATTGTGGTACAAATACAATTGATGAATTGCGCAATAATAGTCGTTTTATCCGAATTACCAACGCCGGATTAAGAGAGAGTCATCCGCATGATGTTCAAATTACGAAAGAAGCTCCAAACTATATTGTGTAA